A genomic window from Antedon mediterranea chromosome 4, ecAntMedi1.1, whole genome shotgun sequence includes:
- the LOC140047653 gene encoding uncharacterized protein has translation MLYILSVECDQNKYFTAGTEAIPFDTEQHLDKDVIQDIEENKEETLKDTFNIWDHGGPLMYHGLQRMFMTSEALYIVVFDLSVNLQDRAIFSASNGVKRIHHCTNLQFILSYIQTVYSHSRIVRKNKEKGVHEPTILIVGTHKGKLGKTKEEQNDETMKAFKQIRDALKHKVYEKHVYRQYFAVENSQETTDKNFSNLKQVIDDLMTALEKEVPLKWMRFRCDLHDLRRKKHFSLCPVEELKMLASKNGIADEKQQSFLLNFLYDLGEIVYRPDNKLLKDKAVLDPMQLVEIVTAFVTVIPPEFPSATYIDAFDKLDKGILEEKLLRRLWKKRKVDDGKNFEFLVALMIQLGFICERKTTSSQDVASTFTGSVGKRSFFVPLRLAFKTSSEVKPVPDRLQDISIYYDFKGYLPDVLFPYMIIDFINKFQKKGVDPIMSYNHAELYFDQDHFVTLSLVNVVTNEDERKFLLKVTIKRINAFNETNEEPSSEACREVLLTIQKSFEPSKDGGRRGIKFERCILCGVCSDTSEKKHIQNLEDFQYEKLPCFQTGKSVTMDVKRYKRLFGDVQDDRELLQSVNILK, from the exons atgCTATACATTTTAAGTGTTGAGTGTgaccaaaataaatatttcactgCAGGTACTGAAGCTATTCCATTTGATACAGAACAGCATTTAGATAAAGATGTAATTCAGGATATTGAGGAAAATAAGGAGGAAACCTTGAAAGACACGTTTAACATCTGGGATCATGGTGGACCACTGATGTACCATGGTCTACAGCGT ATGTTCATGACATCGGAAGCCCTTTATATCGTAGTGTTTGATCTCAGTGTGAACCTTCAGGATCGTGCTATCTTCAGTGCTTCAAATGGA GTTAAACGTATACATCATTGTACCAATCTCCAGTTCATATTATCTTACATCCAGACAGTTTATTCTCATAGTCGTATTGtgagaaaaaacaaagaaaagggAGTTCACGAACCAACTATCCTTATTGTGGGTACACATAAGGGTAAGCTTGGTAAGACTAAAGAAGAACAAAATGATGAG ACAATGAAGGCCTTTAAACAGATTCGAGATGCACTTAAACATAAAGTGTATGAAAAACATGTGTATCGCCAATATTTTGCCGTTGAAAACAGCCAAGAAACTACGGATAAGAACTTTAGCAATCTCAAACAAGTCATTGATGACCTTATGACTGCTTTAGAGAAAGAAGTTCCTTTAAAGTGGATGCGTTTTCGATGTGATCTACATGATCTAaggagaaaaaaacatttttctttgtGTCCAGTTGAAGAG CTCAAAATGCTGGCAAGTAAGAATGGTATTGCAGATGAAAAACAACAATCCTTTCTTCTTAACTTTTTGTACGATCTTGGTGAAATTGTTTACAGGCCTGACAACAAATTATTGAAAGATAAAGCGGTGTTAGATCCGATGCAGCTGGTTGAAATTGTTACTGCTTTTGTAACGGTCATTCCACCAGAATTTCCA TCGGCCACGTATATCGATGCGTTTGATAAACTTGACAAGGGCATACTGGAAGAAAAGTTGTTGCGAAGATTATGGAAAAAGCGTAAAGTTGACGACGGAAAGAATTTTGAGTTTCTTGTAGCACTGATGATTCAATTAGGTTTTATATGTGAGAGGAAGACAACCAGCAGCCAAGATGTGGCAAGTACATTTACA GGATCTGTTGGAAAGCGATCATTCTTTGTGCCACTACGCCTTGCTTTCAAGACATCAAGTGAAGTGAAACCAGTGCCTGATAGATTGCAAGATATCAGTATCTATTACGACTTTAAGGGATATCTGCCAGATGTATTGTTTCCATACATGATTATTGATTTCAtcaacaaatttcaaaagaaaGGAGTTGACCCAATAATGTCATATAATCATGCTGAACTTTACTTCGACCAAGATCATTTTGTGACTTTATCTCTTGTCAATGTTGTCACTAATGAAGATGAGCGAAAGTTCTTATTAAAG GTGACTATTAAAAGAATAAATGCTTTTAATGAAACTAATGAGGAACCTTCATCTGAAGCATGTAGAGAG GTTTTGTTAACAATCCAGAAGTCATTTGAACCTTCTAAAGATGGTGGTAGAAGAGGGATTAAATTTGAGAGATGCATACTTTGTGGTGTATGTAGTGATACATCAGAAAAGAAGCACATTCAAAATCTTGAAGATTTCCAGTATGAGAAGTTGCCATGCTTCCAAACTGGCAAGTCGGTTACGATGGATGTTAAACGTTACAAGCGGCTATTTGGAG ACGTCCAAGATGATAGAGAGTTACTGCAATCTGTCAATATTCTTAAATAA